One window of the Frankiales bacterium genome contains the following:
- the gnd gene encoding decarboxylating 6-phosphogluconate dehydrogenase — protein sequence MQLGMVGLGRMGANLVRRAMRDGHTCVVYDVNPDAVAALVAEGAVGATSYADLAARMDAPRNVWVMVPAGEITETTVAGVAEALEPGDTVIDGGNSYYRDDIRRAQELGGRGIHYVDCGTSGGVFGLERGFCLMIGGDDVAVERLAPIWRSIAPGVAAADRTPGRTGDVAPEEEGWLHCGPVGAGHFVKMVHNGIEYGLMAAYAEGLNILQNADEGMRARDKDAETAPLEHPEFYQYQIDVPAVTEVWRRGSVVASWLLDLTAGALHESPELEGFSGRVSDSGEGRWTAIAAVEEGIPAPVLSAALFARFSSRGNATYGDKVLSAMRRQFGGHHEKQA from the coding sequence ATGCAGCTCGGCATGGTCGGACTCGGACGCATGGGCGCGAACCTCGTGCGCCGGGCGATGCGCGACGGGCACACGTGCGTCGTGTACGACGTCAACCCGGACGCCGTGGCGGCCCTCGTGGCCGAGGGCGCCGTGGGCGCCACGTCGTACGCCGATCTCGCCGCGCGCATGGACGCGCCGCGCAACGTCTGGGTGATGGTGCCGGCCGGCGAGATCACCGAGACCACGGTGGCCGGCGTCGCCGAGGCGCTCGAGCCCGGCGACACCGTGATCGACGGCGGCAACAGCTACTACCGCGACGACATCCGTCGCGCCCAGGAGCTGGGCGGGCGCGGCATCCACTACGTCGACTGCGGGACGTCCGGCGGGGTCTTCGGCCTCGAGCGCGGCTTCTGCCTCATGATCGGCGGCGACGACGTCGCCGTGGAGCGGCTCGCCCCCATCTGGCGGTCCATCGCCCCCGGGGTCGCGGCCGCCGACCGGACGCCCGGGCGCACCGGCGACGTGGCCCCCGAGGAGGAGGGCTGGCTGCACTGCGGCCCCGTGGGCGCGGGCCACTTCGTCAAGATGGTGCACAACGGCATCGAGTACGGCCTCATGGCGGCCTACGCCGAGGGCCTCAACATCCTGCAGAACGCCGACGAGGGGATGCGCGCGCGGGACAAGGACGCCGAGACCGCTCCCCTCGAGCACCCGGAGTTCTACCAGTACCAGATCGACGTGCCGGCGGTGACCGAGGTGTGGCGCCGCGGGTCCGTCGTCGCGTCGTGGCTGCTCGACCTCACGGCCGGGGCGCTGCACGAGTCGCCCGAGCTCGAGGGGTTCTCCGGCCGGGTGTCGGACTCCGGCGAGGGCCGGTGGACCGCGATCGCCGCCGTCGAGGAGGGGATCCCCGCCCCGGTGCTCTCGGCGGCGCTGTTCGCGCGGTTCTCCAGCCGCGGCAACGCCACGTACGGCGACAAGGTGCTCTCCGCGATGCGCCGCCAGTTCGGCGGCCACCACGAGAAGCAGGCCTGA
- a CDS encoding diguanylate cyclase yields the protein MVSDVRWSTSATETLRDAAVIDLRDDSAVVVLDSTGAVVGADDGAATLLGVESQTLLERAPGGGLRLVGTDGHVLTGREDPVVRALESGLPVVGEVVGVEPASPTTTGRFSWVEVAAYPVRDAAGAVAGATTTLRDVSATEVGRRATASVLHALQQVSRAYAEDEARFRLLAENSADVVIQADVTGRWVWVSPSVREVLGWEPSQVLGQSFAPLLHPDDRERANDLRLAALAEDSTGVAPRLELRYATADGGWRWMSALSRPLRDPAGRTVGSLTALRDIQDEVDSREELRYLAGHDALTGLLNRDAALRALDRALRRTRESERWLGVLYVDVDHFKDVNDTYGHPAGDRLLVEVGHRLTAALRDTDVVARLGGDEFLVILTSLREPVNAEKRAHALLGAVGEDDSGGLPNTTVSIGLVTDDGTGEAGGILAAADAALYRAKQAGRNRVSQ from the coding sequence GTGGTGAGTGACGTCCGCTGGTCGACGAGTGCGACCGAGACGCTGCGCGACGCAGCCGTGATCGACCTGCGCGACGACAGCGCCGTCGTCGTCCTGGACTCCACGGGTGCCGTGGTGGGCGCCGACGACGGCGCGGCGACGCTGCTCGGCGTCGAGTCGCAGACACTGCTCGAGCGCGCACCCGGTGGCGGGCTGCGCCTCGTCGGCACCGACGGGCACGTCCTGACCGGTCGCGAGGACCCGGTCGTGCGCGCCCTCGAGTCCGGCCTCCCCGTCGTCGGCGAGGTGGTGGGCGTCGAGCCGGCGTCACCCACGACGACCGGGCGCTTCTCGTGGGTGGAGGTCGCCGCCTACCCGGTGCGCGACGCCGCCGGGGCCGTGGCCGGGGCCACCACCACGTTGCGCGACGTGTCCGCGACCGAGGTGGGCCGCCGGGCCACCGCCTCCGTCCTCCACGCGCTGCAGCAGGTGTCCCGCGCCTACGCCGAGGACGAGGCGCGGTTCCGGCTGCTCGCCGAGAACTCCGCGGACGTCGTCATCCAGGCCGACGTCACCGGCCGGTGGGTGTGGGTGTCGCCGTCGGTGCGCGAGGTGCTCGGGTGGGAGCCCTCCCAGGTGCTCGGCCAGTCGTTCGCGCCGCTGCTGCACCCCGACGACCGCGAGCGCGCGAACGACCTGCGACTGGCTGCGCTGGCGGAGGACAGCACCGGTGTCGCCCCGAGGCTCGAGCTGCGCTACGCCACGGCCGACGGCGGCTGGCGCTGGATGAGCGCGTTGTCGCGCCCGCTGCGCGACCCCGCGGGCCGCACCGTCGGCAGCCTCACCGCCCTGCGCGACATCCAGGACGAGGTCGACAGCCGCGAGGAGCTGCGCTACCTCGCCGGGCACGACGCGCTCACCGGTCTGCTCAACCGCGACGCGGCGCTGCGAGCGCTCGACCGGGCTCTGCGCCGCACCCGGGAGTCCGAGCGGTGGCTCGGCGTGCTCTACGTCGACGTCGACCACTTCAAGGACGTCAACGACACCTACGGCCACCCCGCCGGCGACCGCCTCCTCGTGGAGGTGGGGCACCGCCTCACGGCCGCGCTGCGCGACACCGACGTGGTGGCGCGCCTGGGCGGCGACGAGTTCCTCGTGATCCTCACCTCGCTGCGCGAGCCGGTGAACGCCGAGAAGCGGGCCCACGCGCTGCTCGGCGCCGTGGGCGAGGACGACTCGGGCGGCCTGCCCAACACCACCGTCAGCATCGGCCTCGTGACCGACGACGGCACCGGCGAGGCGGGCGGCATCCTGGCCGCCGCCGACGCCGCCCTCTACCGGGCCAAGCAGGCCGGCCGCAACCGCGTCTCCCAGTAG
- a CDS encoding cysteine--1-D-myo-inosityl 2-amino-2-deoxy-alpha-D-glucopyranoside ligase, with product MHSWPRPDVPSLPGRGLPLRLHDTASGEVRATAPGPVAQIYVCGITPYDATHMGHAATYVAFDLVQRVWLDSGHDVAYVQNVTDVDDPLLARALETGDDWMELADRETQLFREDMEALEVLPPQHYVGAVESIPAVLDYIGKLQTAGAVYDVDGDLYFRVHSDERFGSIANLSAEQMLRVFAERGGDPDRPGKEHPLDCLLWQRERPGEPAWDSPYGRGRPGWHIECSAIALDHLSSPLDVQGGGSDLAFPHHEMGAAEAQVATGQWPYARHYTHAGMVRLDGEKMSKSRGNLVFVSRLRGAGVEPAAIRLAILAHHYREDWDWTDEGLAAAQRRLAAWRAAVSAPLAPSAQGVLDGVRRHLADDLDAPGALEVVDRWAEETRVRGGGPGAQDASAGALVSDVVRALLGVRV from the coding sequence ATGCACTCGTGGCCCCGTCCGGACGTCCCGTCGCTGCCCGGCCGGGGCCTCCCGCTGCGCCTGCACGACACGGCGTCCGGCGAGGTCCGCGCGACGGCGCCCGGGCCGGTCGCGCAGATCTACGTCTGCGGCATCACCCCCTACGACGCCACGCACATGGGGCACGCGGCCACGTACGTCGCGTTCGACCTCGTCCAGCGCGTGTGGCTCGACTCCGGGCACGACGTCGCCTACGTCCAGAACGTGACCGACGTCGACGACCCCCTGCTGGCGCGCGCGCTGGAGACCGGTGACGACTGGATGGAGCTCGCCGACCGCGAGACCCAGCTCTTCCGGGAGGACATGGAGGCCCTCGAGGTGCTGCCGCCGCAGCACTACGTGGGTGCGGTGGAGTCCATCCCCGCGGTGCTCGACTACATCGGCAAGCTGCAGACCGCCGGCGCGGTCTACGACGTCGACGGCGACCTGTACTTCCGCGTGCACTCCGACGAGCGGTTCGGCTCGATCGCGAACCTGTCCGCCGAGCAGATGCTGCGCGTGTTCGCCGAGCGCGGCGGCGACCCCGACCGGCCCGGCAAGGAGCACCCGCTGGACTGCCTGCTCTGGCAGCGGGAGCGCCCGGGCGAGCCGGCCTGGGACAGCCCTTACGGGCGCGGCCGGCCGGGCTGGCACATCGAGTGCTCGGCGATCGCGCTGGACCACCTCAGCTCGCCGCTGGACGTGCAGGGCGGCGGCAGCGACCTCGCGTTCCCCCACCACGAGATGGGTGCCGCCGAGGCGCAGGTGGCCACTGGTCAGTGGCCGTACGCGCGGCACTACACGCACGCCGGGATGGTGCGCCTCGACGGCGAGAAGATGAGCAAGTCGCGCGGCAACCTCGTGTTCGTCTCGCGGCTGCGCGGCGCCGGTGTCGAGCCCGCCGCGATCCGGCTGGCGATCCTCGCCCACCACTACCGCGAGGACTGGGACTGGACCGACGAGGGCCTGGCCGCCGCGCAGCGCCGGCTGGCCGCCTGGCGCGCGGCGGTGAGCGCGCCGCTGGCGCCGTCGGCGCAGGGCGTGCTCGACGGCGTCCGGCGCCACCTCGCCGATGACCTCGACGCCCCGGGCGCCCTCGAGGTGGTCGACCGCTGGGCCGAGGAGACCCGCGTGCGCGGCGGAGGGCCGGGGGCGCAGGACGCGTCCGCGGGAGCGCTGGTCTCGGACGTGGTGCGCGCGCTGCTCGGGGTGCGGGTCTGA
- a CDS encoding SCO1664 family protein, with amino-acid sequence MLATDELLEVLSRGDLTVEGRLVDASNATLLGTVRLSGVEVRCVYKPTAGERPLWDFPDRTLGLREVAAYEVSAALGWHLVPPTAWRDDGPFGAGMAQAWVSGPDGEEVPLGGGLVDVVERGATPAGWREVLDAHGAAGQPVTLVHADDPDLRRMAVLDSILNNADRKGGHVLRGVLQPGAEVATFGVDHGVTFSEDEKLRTVLWGWAGEPLDAEALDDLERLRDALDGDLAVRLAELLTRRELTRTRQRVTRRVREAAYPLPGDGWPSLPWPAF; translated from the coding sequence GTGCTGGCCACCGACGAGCTGCTCGAGGTGCTCTCGCGCGGCGACCTCACCGTCGAGGGCCGGCTCGTCGACGCCAGCAACGCCACGCTGCTCGGCACGGTGCGGCTCTCCGGCGTCGAGGTGCGCTGCGTCTACAAGCCCACCGCGGGGGAGCGGCCGCTGTGGGACTTCCCCGACCGCACGCTGGGGCTGCGCGAGGTGGCCGCGTACGAGGTCTCCGCGGCGCTCGGGTGGCACCTCGTGCCGCCGACCGCCTGGCGCGACGACGGCCCCTTCGGCGCCGGGATGGCGCAGGCGTGGGTGTCCGGTCCTGACGGCGAGGAGGTCCCGCTGGGCGGTGGGCTCGTCGACGTCGTGGAGCGCGGCGCCACACCGGCGGGCTGGCGCGAGGTGCTCGACGCGCACGGCGCGGCCGGGCAGCCCGTCACCCTCGTGCACGCCGACGACCCGGACCTGCGGCGCATGGCGGTGCTCGACAGCATCCTCAACAACGCCGACCGCAAGGGCGGACACGTGCTGCGCGGCGTGCTGCAGCCGGGCGCCGAGGTGGCGACCTTCGGCGTCGACCACGGGGTGACGTTCAGCGAGGACGAGAAGCTGCGCACGGTGCTGTGGGGCTGGGCGGGCGAGCCCCTGGACGCCGAGGCGCTCGACGACCTGGAGCGCCTGCGGGACGCGCTCGACGGCGACCTCGCCGTGCGGCTCGCCGAGCTGCTCACGCGCCGCGAGCTCACCCGCACCCGCCAGCGGGTGACCCGGCGCGTGCGCGAGGCGGCCTACCCGCTCCCGGGCGACGGCTGGCCGTCGCTGCCCTGGCCCGCCTTCTGA
- a CDS encoding DUF3090 family protein, with translation MARQVFLFDQPDRFVAGTVGQPGERQFYLQARDGARVVSVALEKQQVQVLAERVDGLLDEVVRRSGGDTTVPATAPLGSDDLEPLDMPVSEEFRVGAMALGWNGDTELVIIEAHEVVEDEDDVPDLEEDPDEGPPVLRVRLSGAQARAFAKRALAVVSAGRPPCPFCNLPLEPSGHVCPRANGYRR, from the coding sequence GTGGCGCGACAGGTCTTCCTCTTCGACCAGCCCGACCGGTTCGTCGCCGGGACGGTGGGTCAGCCGGGCGAGCGGCAGTTCTACCTGCAGGCGCGCGACGGCGCGCGCGTCGTGAGCGTGGCGCTCGAGAAGCAGCAGGTGCAGGTGCTCGCCGAGCGGGTCGACGGCCTGCTCGACGAGGTCGTGCGCCGCTCGGGCGGCGACACCACGGTGCCGGCGACGGCGCCGCTGGGCAGCGACGACCTCGAGCCGCTCGACATGCCGGTGTCCGAGGAGTTCCGCGTCGGGGCGATGGCCCTGGGCTGGAACGGCGACACCGAGCTGGTCATCATCGAGGCGCACGAGGTGGTCGAGGACGAGGACGACGTGCCCGACCTCGAGGAGGACCCGGACGAGGGCCCGCCCGTGCTGCGCGTGCGGCTGTCCGGCGCGCAGGCGCGCGCCTTCGCCAAGCGGGCGCTCGCGGTGGTCTCGGCGGGGCGCCCGCCCTGCCCGTTCTGCAACCTGCCGCTCGAGCCCAGCGGCCACGTCTGCCCCCGCGCCAACGGCTACCGGCGCTGA
- a CDS encoding MSMEG_4193 family putative phosphomutase, giving the protein MPTVILVRHGRTAANASGVLAGWTPGVHLDDEGRRQAAAVAERLAPVPLAAVVTSPLERTRETAEAILAVREQAPPLHVDERVGEARYGDWTNRPLKSLAKDPMWKVVQSHPSAAVFPGPEGESLAQMSARAVGAVRDWGARLAQPGAPDPTFVVVSHGDVIKAVLADALGLHLDGFQRITVDPCSVSVVRYTDLRPFVLRTNDTGGDLSGLVPRPSRRRTRRPSSDAAVGGGAGS; this is encoded by the coding sequence GTGCCCACGGTGATCCTGGTCCGACACGGCCGCACCGCGGCGAACGCGAGCGGCGTGCTGGCCGGCTGGACCCCCGGGGTGCACCTCGACGACGAGGGACGCCGTCAGGCCGCCGCGGTGGCCGAGCGGCTCGCACCGGTGCCGCTCGCGGCCGTCGTCACCAGCCCGCTCGAGCGCACCCGCGAGACGGCGGAGGCCATCCTCGCCGTGCGTGAGCAGGCTCCGCCGCTGCACGTCGACGAGCGGGTGGGGGAGGCCCGCTACGGCGACTGGACGAACCGTCCGCTGAAGTCGCTGGCCAAGGACCCGATGTGGAAGGTGGTCCAGTCGCACCCGAGCGCCGCCGTCTTCCCGGGGCCCGAGGGGGAGTCGCTCGCCCAGATGTCCGCACGCGCCGTGGGCGCCGTGCGCGACTGGGGCGCGCGGCTGGCGCAGCCCGGCGCCCCGGACCCCACGTTCGTCGTGGTCTCCCACGGCGACGTCATCAAGGCCGTGCTCGCCGACGCCCTGGGCCTGCACCTCGACGGGTTCCAGCGGATCACGGTGGACCCGTGCTCGGTGAGCGTCGTCCGCTACACCGACCTGCGCCCGTTCGTGCTGCGCACCAACGACACCGGCGGCGACCTGTCCGGCCTCGTGCCCCGGCCCTCGCGCCGCCGCACGCGCCGGCCGTCGTCGGACGCCGCCGTCGGTGGGGGCGCCGGGTCCTGA
- a CDS encoding magnesium transporter CorA — MIRGFGLYSDGEPRHDLVTTVERGTRLSREKVPELRRAWDQARDGGPDSFVWLGLRDCALAEFERAAGVFGIDELQVEDAMSIGQRARVEVQGDHVFAVFKVLGYVDATSDVETGQIAVFVGPSYVLSVRLGQPGDLSRLRTQLESDADMLRCGPMAVLHGILDVVVDGYQAVVDELAIDIEQIEEQVFSPERTDDAPTIYKLKRENLEVRRALDPLRPVADRLIGQQLVAIPDDLAPYYRDLGDHLLRVQEQSAQHDALLGTVLEASRSRQAVQQNDDMRKISAWVAIAAVPTMIAGIEGMNFKFMPELDQPWGYPVTLALMLVICLLLYRAFKRSGWL; from the coding sequence GTGATCCGCGGTTTCGGGCTCTACAGCGACGGCGAGCCGCGCCACGACCTGGTGACGACGGTCGAGCGCGGCACGCGCCTGAGCCGGGAGAAGGTGCCCGAGCTCCGGCGCGCGTGGGATCAGGCCCGCGACGGCGGTCCGGACAGCTTCGTGTGGCTCGGGCTGCGCGACTGCGCGCTGGCGGAGTTCGAGCGGGCGGCCGGCGTGTTCGGGATCGACGAGCTCCAGGTCGAGGACGCCATGTCCATCGGCCAGCGCGCCCGCGTGGAGGTGCAGGGCGACCACGTGTTCGCGGTGTTCAAGGTGCTCGGCTACGTCGACGCCACCTCCGACGTCGAGACCGGCCAGATCGCCGTCTTCGTCGGCCCCTCCTACGTCCTGTCCGTGCGGCTCGGCCAGCCGGGCGACCTCTCGCGGCTGCGCACGCAGCTCGAGAGCGACGCGGACATGCTGCGCTGCGGACCGATGGCCGTGCTGCACGGGATCCTCGACGTCGTCGTCGACGGCTACCAGGCGGTGGTCGACGAGCTCGCCATCGACATCGAGCAGATCGAGGAGCAGGTGTTCTCGCCCGAGCGCACCGACGACGCGCCGACGATCTACAAGCTCAAGCGGGAGAACCTCGAGGTCCGCCGGGCGCTCGACCCGCTGCGCCCCGTCGCGGACCGGCTCATCGGCCAGCAGCTCGTGGCCATCCCCGACGACCTCGCCCCCTACTACCGCGACCTGGGCGACCACCTGCTGCGGGTGCAGGAGCAGTCCGCCCAGCACGACGCCCTGCTCGGCACCGTGCTCGAGGCCTCGCGGTCGCGGCAGGCCGTCCAGCAGAACGACGACATGCGCAAGATCTCGGCCTGGGTCGCGATCGCCGCCGTCCCCACGATGATCGCCGGCATCGAGGGCATGAACTTCAAGTTCATGCCCGAGCTCGACCAGCCGTGGGGCTACCCGGTCACCCTCGCCCTGATGCTCGTGATCTGCCTGCTGCTCTACCGCGCGTTCAAGCGCAGCGGCTGGCTCTAG
- a CDS encoding undecaprenyl-diphosphate phosphatase, with protein MSYFEALVLGIVQGLTEFLPISSTAHLRIVPALVGWGDPGAAFTAVVQLGTMAAVLVFFWRDLWRIASSWVRALYQPEPRGTLDVRLGWYLVYGTIPIAVLGLAFRNQIETGARDLRLIGWVLILFGIVLWAVDRMFPQRKTIADLHLRDGLLYGLAQSLALVPGVSRSGATITAGRALTYTRADAARFSFLLSVPAVVLSGLFEARKVGEAGGPAWGPTVLATLAAFVVGYASIAWLLRWLGSHSMLVFGVYRVALGALVLVLVYGGHLAAT; from the coding sequence GTGAGCTACTTCGAGGCCCTCGTCCTCGGCATCGTCCAGGGGCTCACCGAGTTCCTGCCCATCTCCTCCACCGCCCACCTGCGGATCGTGCCGGCCCTCGTCGGGTGGGGGGACCCCGGTGCGGCGTTCACCGCCGTCGTGCAGCTGGGCACGATGGCCGCGGTGCTGGTGTTCTTCTGGCGCGACCTGTGGCGCATCGCGTCGAGCTGGGTGCGTGCGCTCTACCAGCCCGAGCCGCGCGGCACGCTCGACGTCCGGCTCGGCTGGTACCTCGTGTACGGCACCATCCCGATCGCGGTGCTGGGCCTGGCGTTCCGCAACCAGATCGAGACGGGCGCGCGCGACCTGCGCCTCATCGGGTGGGTGCTGATCCTGTTCGGCATCGTCCTCTGGGCGGTCGACCGCATGTTCCCGCAGCGCAAGACGATCGCGGACCTGCACCTGCGCGACGGCCTGCTCTACGGGTTGGCGCAGTCGCTGGCGCTGGTGCCCGGGGTGTCGCGCTCCGGGGCGACGATCACGGCTGGTCGCGCCCTCACCTACACCCGGGCCGACGCCGCGCGCTTCTCGTTCCTGCTCTCCGTGCCCGCGGTGGTGCTCTCCGGGCTCTTCGAGGCGCGCAAGGTGGGCGAGGCGGGCGGTCCCGCCTGGGGCCCCACAGTCCTCGCCACCCTGGCCGCCTTCGTCGTCGGTTACGCGTCCATCGCGTGGCTGCTGCGCTGGCTGGGCAGCCACTCGATGCTGGTGTTCGGCGTCTACCGCGTCGCGCTCGGGGCGCTCGTGCTGGTGCTGGTGTACGGCGGTCACCTCGCCGCGACGTGA
- a CDS encoding LLM class F420-dependent oxidoreductase produces MRLGVNLGYWGAGNDAESLELAREADRLGYSVAWVAEAYGSDAATVLAWIAAQTEQIDVGSAIFQIPGRTPALTAMTAATLDTLSGGRFRLGLGVSGPQVSEGWHGVRFDKPLARTREYVEIVRKALAREKVVHDGEFFTLPLPDGPGKALTLTVHPVRERIPIYIAAIGPKNLELTGEIADGWLAVFFAPEFAEELTSSLAAGRARAGRTMEGFDVVPTVPVVIGDNVAACADAVRAYSALYIGGMGSREKNFYNRLVSRMGYEDAAAEVQEKYLARDYAGAGAAVPLEFIDRTALIGPRERIQERLHAYAEAGVTTLTLATYAGTIEQRVATLRTMTEVLDASGLGE; encoded by the coding sequence ATGCGCCTGGGAGTCAACCTCGGCTACTGGGGGGCGGGCAACGACGCCGAGAGCCTCGAGCTCGCCCGCGAGGCCGACCGCCTCGGCTACTCCGTCGCGTGGGTCGCAGAGGCCTACGGCTCCGACGCCGCCACGGTGCTCGCCTGGATCGCGGCGCAGACCGAGCAGATCGACGTCGGCTCGGCGATCTTCCAGATCCCCGGCCGCACCCCGGCCCTGACGGCCATGACGGCCGCGACCCTCGACACCCTGTCCGGCGGCCGGTTCCGGCTCGGCCTCGGCGTCTCGGGACCGCAGGTGTCCGAGGGCTGGCACGGCGTCCGGTTCGACAAGCCCCTGGCCCGCACGCGCGAGTACGTCGAGATCGTGCGCAAGGCGCTGGCCCGGGAGAAGGTCGTGCACGACGGCGAGTTCTTCACGCTGCCGCTGCCCGACGGCCCCGGCAAGGCGCTGACGCTCACCGTGCACCCCGTCCGCGAGCGCATCCCGATCTACATCGCCGCCATCGGCCCGAAGAACCTCGAGCTCACCGGCGAGATCGCCGACGGCTGGCTGGCCGTGTTCTTCGCCCCCGAGTTCGCCGAGGAGCTCACCTCCTCGCTCGCGGCGGGGCGCGCTCGCGCGGGTCGCACCATGGAGGGCTTCGACGTCGTGCCCACGGTGCCGGTGGTGATCGGCGACAACGTCGCCGCGTGCGCCGACGCCGTCCGTGCGTACAGCGCGCTCTACATCGGGGGCATGGGCAGCCGCGAGAAGAACTTCTACAACCGCCTGGTCTCGCGGATGGGCTACGAGGACGCCGCCGCGGAGGTGCAGGAGAAGTACCTCGCCCGCGACTACGCCGGCGCCGGCGCGGCCGTGCCGCTGGAGTTCATCGACCGCACGGCGCTGATCGGGCCGCGCGAGCGCATCCAGGAGCGCCTGCACGCCTACGCCGAGGCCGGCGTCACCACCCTCACCCTCGCCACCTACGCCGGCACCATCGAGCAGCGCGTGGCCACCCTGCGGACCATGACCGAGGTGCTCGACGCCTCGGGACTGGGGGAGTGA
- a CDS encoding aldo/keto reductase, producing MEQRPLGRSGLHVSRLALGTMTWGRDTDRHEARDQLLAFLEAGGTLVDTADVYADGMSEEVLGALLDEVGRDAVVVATKAVSRPGTARRLDASRGHLLAALDASLRRLRVDHVDLWQLHAFDPATPLEETLSALDAAVRSGKVRYVGVSNYSGWQTAKAAALQAARSHAAPLVSTQVEYSLLQRGIEREVVDAAADAGLGILPWSPLGRGVLTGKYRHGTPADSRAASSHFARFVSPYLDDTSRSVVDAVCTAAEGLGVAPLEVALAWVRDRPGVVAPILGARTAAQLRGALTVEELELPDEIVTALEDVSAPALGYPDHPGASR from the coding sequence ATGGAGCAGCGTCCCCTCGGCCGGTCGGGCCTGCACGTCTCCCGGCTCGCGCTCGGCACGATGACCTGGGGCCGCGACACCGACCGGCACGAGGCCCGCGACCAGCTGCTCGCCTTCCTCGAGGCCGGCGGCACGCTGGTCGACACCGCGGACGTCTACGCCGACGGCATGTCCGAGGAGGTCCTCGGCGCGCTGCTCGACGAGGTGGGCCGCGACGCGGTCGTGGTCGCCACCAAGGCCGTCTCCCGCCCGGGGACGGCCCGGCGCCTCGACGCCTCGCGCGGGCACCTGCTCGCTGCCCTCGACGCCTCGCTGCGCCGGCTGCGGGTCGACCACGTCGACCTCTGGCAGCTGCACGCCTTCGACCCGGCGACACCCCTCGAGGAGACCCTCTCGGCGCTCGACGCCGCGGTGCGCTCGGGCAAGGTGCGCTACGTCGGCGTCTCCAACTACTCGGGGTGGCAGACCGCCAAGGCCGCCGCGCTGCAGGCGGCGCGCTCGCACGCGGCGCCGCTCGTCAGCACGCAGGTCGAGTACTCCCTGCTCCAGCGCGGGATCGAGCGCGAGGTCGTCGACGCGGCGGCGGACGCGGGCCTCGGGATCCTGCCGTGGTCGCCACTGGGCCGCGGCGTCCTCACGGGCAAGTACCGGCACGGCACGCCGGCCGACTCGCGCGCGGCCTCCTCGCACTTCGCGCGGTTCGTCTCCCCCTATCTGGACGACACCTCGCGCAGCGTCGTCGACGCCGTCTGCACCGCCGCCGAGGGGCTCGGCGTGGCGCCCCTCGAGGTGGCCCTGGCGTGGGTGCGCGACCGCCCCGGGGTCGTCGCGCCGATCCTCGGGGCGCGCACCGCGGCCCAGCTGCGGGGCGCGCTCACGGTGGAGGAGCTCGAGCTGCCCGACGAGATCGTCACGGCGCTCGAGGACGTCTCCGCGCCGGCCCTGGGCTACCCCGACCACCCCGGGGCGTCGCGCTGA